A genomic region of Mycolicibacterium poriferae contains the following coding sequences:
- a CDS encoding YajQ family cyclic di-GMP-binding protein, producing the protein MADSSFDVVSKVDRQEVDNALNQAAKELSTRFDFRGTDTSIAWKGEEAIEIVSSTEERVKAAVDVFKEKLVRRDISMKAFDAGDPQASGKTFKVTGTLKQGISSEEAKKITKIIRDEGPKGVKAQIQGEEIRVSSKKRDDLQAVISLLKGSDLDVALQFVNYR; encoded by the coding sequence ATGGCGGATTCATCGTTCGACGTCGTCAGCAAGGTCGATCGCCAGGAAGTCGACAACGCGCTCAACCAGGCGGCCAAGGAGCTGTCCACCCGCTTCGACTTCCGCGGCACCGACACCAGCATCGCCTGGAAGGGCGAGGAGGCCATCGAGATCGTCTCCTCCACCGAGGAGCGCGTGAAAGCAGCCGTCGACGTCTTCAAGGAAAAGCTGGTTCGCCGCGACATCTCCATGAAGGCGTTCGACGCCGGCGACCCGCAGGCCAGCGGCAAGACCTTCAAGGTGACCGGCACCCTCAAGCAGGGCATCAGCAGCGAGGAAGCCAAGAAGATCACCAAGATCATCCGCGACGAGGGCCCCAAGGGCGTCAAGGCGCAGATCCAGGGCGAGGAGATCCGGGTCAGCTCCAAGAAGCGCGACGATCTGCAGGCCGTCATCTCGCTGCTCAAGGGCTCCGACCTCGACGTCGCCCTGCAGTTCGTCAACTACCGCTGA